A region of Candidatus Roizmanbacteria bacterium DNA encodes the following proteins:
- a CDS encoding UDP-N-acetylmuramoyl-tripeptide--D-alanyl-D-alanine ligase, protein MSYQPQGIKKIYHTLKRNLAAVWLNQFHPVQLAITGSQGKTNTTGLVTQVLEQFGPTVRTDISLDTTFNVPITALKVRPWTKYVVWELGIDHPGEMDHHHEIAHPSIACITGISAVHTDEEHMGSLETLIREKRKIIEHLPKSGTAILNHDNEYTKGMANHTKAAVQWFGMTPDCTMWTDPKSIKLTLAGTSATCYLNEGNTSRAIEMRTGLIGAFHFYNIMNAYLMVRAAVLDRDITATFVKVVRDMKPLQGRMSVEDGPLGTVLLNDSLRASPGSTKAGLESLELMEYSKGRKIAVIGEMGELADPEKEHRKTGEQIAAMHFDYVLCIGPLRKFTINEAIKRGFPENKIGYAKDVFEAADILKRTLRKNDLWYLKGSLLRNYNRILKILRGEKVCCDAVLCPYEHCS, encoded by the coding sequence ATGTCATATCAGCCTCAGGGAATTAAAAAAATCTACCATACGCTCAAACGCAACCTTGCCGCAGTATGGCTCAATCAATTTCATCCTGTGCAGCTTGCGATCACTGGTAGTCAGGGCAAGACTAATACAACGGGCCTTGTCACACAGGTATTGGAACAGTTCGGTCCGACGGTACGTACTGATATCAGCCTCGATACGACATTCAATGTCCCGATCACGGCACTCAAAGTCCGCCCGTGGACCAAGTACGTCGTTTGGGAGCTGGGGATTGATCACCCGGGGGAAATGGATCACCATCATGAAATCGCACATCCTTCTATTGCGTGTATTACCGGGATCTCAGCCGTGCATACCGATGAAGAACATATGGGTTCACTGGAAACTCTTATCAGGGAAAAACGGAAAATCATAGAACACCTTCCCAAAAGCGGAACAGCAATTTTGAATCATGATAATGAATATACAAAAGGAATGGCCAATCATACTAAAGCAGCGGTCCAGTGGTTCGGGATGACGCCTGATTGCACCATGTGGACGGATCCCAAATCAATCAAGCTGACCCTCGCGGGGACATCGGCAACTTGTTATCTCAATGAAGGAAATACTTCCCGTGCAATAGAAATGAGAACAGGACTGATCGGAGCGTTTCATTTTTACAATATTATGAATGCTTATCTGATGGTCCGTGCTGCCGTACTTGATCGGGATATCACTGCAACGTTTGTGAAAGTCGTCAGGGATATGAAGCCGCTTCAGGGGAGAATGAGTGTCGAAGACGGTCCTTTGGGAACTGTTCTTCTCAACGATTCCCTCCGTGCCAGCCCGGGAAGCACTAAGGCCGGTCTCGAGAGTCTCGAACTGATGGAGTACTCAAAAGGGCGAAAAATCGCGGTGATAGGAGAGATGGGAGAGCTTGCAGACCCTGAAAAAGAACATCGGAAAACGGGTGAGCAGATAGCCGCAATGCATTTTGATTACGTCCTTTGCATCGGGCCGCTCCGGAAATTCACCATAAATGAAGCAATTAAAAGAGGTTTCCCTGAAAATAAAATCGGATATGCAAAAGATGTATTTGAAGCCGCTGACATTTTGAAAAGAACACTGAGAAAAAACGATCTTTGGTACCTGAAAGGCTCATTACTTCGAAATTACAACCGGATTCTCAAGATTCTTCGCGGAGAAAAGGTGTGTTGCGATGCGGTACTTTGTCCGTATGAACACTGCAGTTAA
- a CDS encoding SIMPL domain-containing protein (The SIMPL domain is named for its presence in mouse protein SIMPL (signalling molecule that associates with mouse pelle-like kinase). Bacterial member BP26, from Brucella, was shown to assemble into a channel-like structure, while YggE from E. coli has been associated with resistance to oxidative stress.) encodes MKKQLLLILTPIVLVFVFVFLMSLLRIGIPVQVTQNMTTTELSVTGEGKVDIVPNTATVDVGVRVNRAATVDAAQSQINETNNAIIAAMQKLGIEKQNIKTSNYSVYPSYDYSSGRDVLTGYDGNVTLSIKTKNVDQISQVISAATEAGANEIQNTRFEVEDPAAYRAEARKKAIDNAKEEAKKLADELGIKLGKVVNVVEHTSSGTDVYPYMAERAVGLGGGGGASFEPGSQAITSVVTLYFEKR; translated from the coding sequence ATGAAAAAACAGTTGCTTTTAATACTAACCCCTATTGTTCTTGTTTTCGTTTTTGTTTTTTTGATGAGTCTTTTACGGATCGGTATTCCCGTGCAGGTTACTCAGAACATGACAACGACAGAACTCTCAGTCACCGGTGAAGGAAAAGTTGACATTGTTCCGAATACCGCAACGGTAGATGTCGGTGTCCGGGTAAACAGAGCCGCAACGGTTGATGCAGCGCAGTCACAGATAAATGAAACAAACAATGCCATCATTGCAGCGATGCAGAAGCTCGGCATTGAAAAACAAAATATTAAGACTTCAAACTACTCAGTCTATCCTTCTTATGACTACTCAAGCGGACGTGATGTTCTTACGGGGTATGACGGTAATGTAACCCTGAGTATCAAAACAAAAAATGTCGATCAGATCTCACAGGTGATATCTGCCGCAACGGAAGCAGGAGCAAATGAAATCCAAAATACCCGTTTTGAAGTGGAAGATCCGGCTGCATACAGAGCAGAAGCCAGAAAAAAGGCGATCGATAATGCAAAAGAGGAAGCAAAAAAACTCGCAGATGAACTCGGAATTAAACTCGGTAAGGTAGTAAATGTCGTTGAACATACATCATCCGGGACTGATGTTTATCCATACATGGCTGAAAGAGCAGTTGGGTTAGGTGGAGGCGGTGGTGCCAGTTTCGAACCTGGATCACAGGCCATCACATCCGTCGTCACGTTGTATTTTGAAAAAAGATAA
- the recR gene encoding recombination protein RecR, translating into MASKLPKSLQKVSLFLERLPGIGEKSANRLAFYLLRMPEGDLKDFAENVSELKVRTKRCKVCMNLTEQELCGICEDPSRDRSQITVVEDVLDLLSMETGNIYSGMYHVLHGRIDPLNHIGPENIFIDQLFERVRDETKNLDTPVKEIILATNPDMEGEATAMYIRNKLQELISSKNLDCTVSRLGYGMPMGGNLEFADYMTLRKALENRRGM; encoded by the coding sequence ATGGCAAGCAAACTCCCGAAATCATTACAAAAGGTATCTTTATTTCTTGAGAGACTGCCAGGAATCGGAGAAAAATCAGCCAACAGGCTGGCTTTTTACTTACTCCGAATGCCTGAAGGAGATCTGAAGGATTTTGCGGAAAACGTCTCCGAACTCAAAGTCAGAACCAAACGGTGTAAAGTCTGTATGAACCTGACTGAACAGGAACTGTGCGGTATCTGCGAAGATCCTTCAAGAGACAGATCGCAAATCACGGTTGTTGAAGATGTACTGGATTTATTGTCGATGGAGACCGGGAATATTTACAGCGGGATGTATCATGTTCTGCACGGTCGAATAGATCCGCTGAATCATATCGGACCCGAAAATATTTTCATTGACCAGCTGTTTGAACGTGTCAGAGATGAAACGAAAAACTTAGATACTCCTGTCAAAGAAATCATTCTTGCTACCAATCCTGATATGGAAGGCGAAGCAACTGCCATGTACATCCGGAATAAACTGCAGGAACTTATCTCGTCAAAGAATCTCGATTGTACCGTCTCCCGTCTAGGATACGGAATGCCGATGGGTGGCAACCTCGAGTTTGCTGACTACATGACACTGAGAAAAGCCCTTGAAAACAGGCGAGGTATGTAA
- a CDS encoding ribonuclease J encodes MDEYKVRFIPLGGVVGVTKNMYVYELYQNDQLTDILIVDCGMGFPDAKEFGVDLIIPDISYLEDKLDKIRAILITHGHEDHIGAIPFHYDKLGAPQIYAPKLAKVFIQNKFKEFNQPIHINDIEFKKWIKLGGFEAKFIHMTHSIPDATHILIKSPVGVMYHGPDFKLDLTPPYSKAPDFYEILQAGHDGITCLFSDALGAEREGLTLSESIVGQTFENEMRSTKGKFIMTTFSSNISRIKQCVDAAIKFNRKVIFLGRSMKQNTDAAKDLGYMNIPHILKGKEEEASKIPPNKLCIIAAGSQGQYDSALSKMARQQNKYIKIAEGDKVVFSSDPIPGNENEVYSLIEELSLQGADVIYSDIQDQLHASGHGNQEDLKFLARFTNPKYLLPIGGTIRHQRSYERLMTEDLDFKKEQLFLINEGDTVWFTKTEAYKGDTVETKNVYVDAYGVGDIGNVVLRDRQTLSSEGMVVGVVVINQSGQLIAAPKFFSRGFVFEKNEEDLFGKAGRLVEKSLDKSKGAVMDTDNYKRKIGRELEDFFFQERGRRPLVLVDMIQV; translated from the coding sequence ATGGACGAATATAAAGTACGGTTTATCCCTCTTGGCGGGGTTGTCGGAGTTACCAAAAACATGTATGTATACGAGTTGTATCAGAATGATCAGCTCACGGATATTCTTATTGTCGATTGCGGTATGGGTTTCCCCGATGCCAAAGAATTCGGTGTTGATTTGATCATTCCGGATATTTCTTATCTTGAGGACAAGCTGGATAAGATCCGCGCTATACTGATCACGCACGGACATGAAGATCACATCGGTGCGATTCCGTTTCATTATGACAAACTGGGAGCTCCTCAGATCTATGCGCCGAAACTGGCAAAAGTGTTTATTCAGAACAAATTCAAAGAGTTCAATCAGCCGATCCATATCAATGATATTGAGTTTAAAAAATGGATTAAACTCGGCGGATTTGAAGCGAAATTTATTCACATGACGCACTCCATACCGGATGCGACTCACATCCTGATCAAATCCCCTGTCGGCGTGATGTATCACGGACCCGACTTCAAACTTGACCTTACTCCTCCATACTCCAAAGCGCCTGATTTTTATGAGATTCTCCAGGCTGGTCATGACGGGATCACCTGTTTGTTCTCCGATGCATTGGGAGCCGAGCGCGAAGGATTGACTTTGTCCGAATCAATTGTCGGACAGACATTCGAAAACGAAATGCGAAGTACGAAGGGAAAATTTATTATGACAACCTTCTCATCAAATATATCAAGAATAAAACAGTGTGTAGATGCCGCAATCAAATTTAACAGAAAAGTAATATTCCTCGGCCGCTCAATGAAACAAAATACCGACGCTGCCAAAGATTTGGGATATATGAATATACCTCATATACTGAAAGGAAAAGAAGAGGAAGCATCCAAAATACCTCCGAACAAGCTGTGCATCATCGCAGCGGGCTCTCAGGGACAGTATGACTCAGCTCTTTCCAAGATGGCAAGGCAGCAGAATAAATATATAAAAATTGCAGAGGGTGACAAGGTTGTATTCTCATCAGATCCGATTCCGGGAAATGAGAACGAAGTATATTCTCTCATTGAAGAATTATCTCTTCAGGGAGCCGATGTGATCTACTCGGATATTCAGGACCAACTGCATGCCTCAGGTCACGGAAATCAGGAAGATCTGAAATTCCTGGCACGGTTTACCAACCCGAAATACCTGCTTCCGATAGGCGGTACAATCCGACATCAGAGATCGTATGAACGGCTGATGACTGAGGATCTTGATTTCAAGAAAGAACAGTTGTTCCTCATAAATGAAGGTGATACGGTATGGTTTACGAAAACGGAAGCATACAAAGGAGATACGGTTGAGACAAAGAACGTCTATGTTGATGCCTACGGCGTGGGTGATATCGGCAACGTGGTCCTTCGGGACAGACAAACCCTGTCTTCCGAAGGTATGGTTGTCGGTGTGGTTGTCATCAATCAAAGCGGGCAGCTGATCGCCGCACCGAAGTTCTTTTCACGAGGATTTGTCTTTGAAAAAAATGAAGAAGATCTTTTCGGAAAGGCAGGCCGATTAGTTGAAAAATCACTCGATAAATCAAAAGGTGCAGTCATGGATACGGACAATTACAAACGGAAAATCGGACGGGAGCTTGAAGACTTTTTCTTCCAGGAACGGGGAAGACGGCCTTTGGTTCTTGTTGATATGATCCAAGTCTAG
- a CDS encoding prolyl oligopeptidase family serine peptidase — protein sequence MQNRYTFVLLFSTLLNIILAALVGYFYFYNIELATPVPLSEQEVKNYPLNDYAYDVLKKETFTPQQMTFGEVLSENDEFETRMFYYEVDDRKVSGLAHLPIEGTKHPVIVMVRGFVDHDIYAPGVGTRRASEVFARAGYVTLAPDFLGYGESDQASAVPLEDRFQTYPTVLQLLANIEKLNESLLKLDSRSGSGMTNYADENSVGIWGHSNGGQITLSVLEITGKSYPTVLWAPVTKPFPYSVLYFTDEFDDNGRYLRRVIADFEDDYDIERFTLSNYLSWIQAPIQLHQGGADDAVPIEWSTEFVDAAEEEDIDIEYFTYPSADHNLMPDWSTAVERSLSFFNNHLQSSSQ from the coding sequence ATGCAAAACAGGTATACGTTTGTGCTGCTCTTTAGTACTCTTCTCAATATTATTCTTGCTGCCCTCGTGGGTTATTTTTACTTTTATAACATCGAACTTGCGACACCTGTCCCCCTTTCTGAACAAGAAGTAAAGAATTACCCTTTGAACGATTACGCCTATGATGTTTTGAAAAAGGAAACATTCACCCCGCAACAGATGACTTTCGGCGAGGTGCTGTCTGAAAATGACGAATTTGAGACGCGGATGTTTTACTATGAAGTGGATGATCGAAAAGTAAGCGGACTGGCGCATCTTCCCATTGAGGGAACGAAACATCCCGTGATAGTGATGGTGCGGGGATTTGTTGACCATGATATCTATGCCCCCGGAGTGGGAACAAGGCGGGCATCGGAAGTATTTGCACGGGCAGGATATGTCACTCTTGCACCGGACTTTCTCGGATACGGGGAATCGGATCAGGCATCGGCAGTACCGCTTGAGGATCGATTTCAGACCTATCCGACAGTCCTTCAGCTTTTGGCCAATATTGAAAAATTGAATGAATCATTACTAAAGCTGGATTCCCGATCGGGGTCGGGAATGACAAACTATGCCGATGAAAACAGTGTCGGCATCTGGGGACACAGCAACGGTGGCCAGATTACTCTCTCAGTTCTGGAAATTACGGGAAAATCGTATCCTACCGTGCTCTGGGCGCCTGTTACCAAACCCTTCCCCTACTCCGTGTTGTACTTTACCGACGAGTTTGATGACAACGGACGATACCTGAGGCGGGTCATTGCCGATTTTGAAGATGACTACGATATTGAACGCTTCACTCTTTCAAATTACCTGTCATGGATACAAGCACCGATCCAGCTCCATCAGGGCGGTGCCGATGACGCCGTGCCGATTGAGTGGTCTACCGAGTTTGTGGATGCCGCAGAAGAGGAAGATATTGATATCGAATATTTTACGTATCCTTCGGCTGATCACAATCTTATGCCTGACTGGAGTACAGCCGTTGAGAGATCACTCTCATTCTTCAATAATCACCTGCAGTCGTCATCGCAATAA
- a CDS encoding metal-sulfur cluster assembly factor — protein MSNFRKFIQKQDIMPTSEQILDKLNDVMDPELNMSITDLGLVYNVDVKNEKVHILMTLTSLGCPLFDTIQDEIYHNLEMIGLSQDTVEIELTFDPPWSIDRMSERAKAMLGI, from the coding sequence ATGTCAAATTTTCGTAAATTTATTCAGAAACAAGATATTATGCCTACTTCCGAACAGATTCTTGATAAATTGAATGATGTCATGGATCCCGAACTGAATATGTCCATCACCGATTTAGGATTAGTATACAATGTCGACGTCAAAAATGAAAAGGTTCATATACTTATGACCCTCACTTCACTCGGATGTCCGCTGTTTGATACGATTCAGGATGAAATATACCACAATCTGGAAATGATCGGTTTGTCACAGGATACAGTCGAAATTGAACTTACTTTTGATCCGCCCTGGTCGATCGACAGGATGAGTGAACGGGCGAAAGCAATGCTCGGAATATGA
- a CDS encoding cysteine--tRNA ligase: protein MKLYDTLSRDKQQLPPPSEKPVITMYSCGPTVYDDTHIGHMRRYVMDDVLKRTLQYFGHEVRHVMNITDVGHLTGDDDSGEDKLEKGAIKRGKTVWDVAQEYEEQFWHTMAALNVFKKDIEVLHATQNIEEMVSIIKKLEEKGYTYETDEALYFDVTKFADYGKLSGQKLDEKKQAVREEVYVDKGKRNPADFALWFKRVGRFADHTMHWESPWGDGFPGWHIECSAMSMKGLDTETIDIHTGGIDHIPVHHENEIAQSEAATGKPFVKWWVHHAFLQVDGEKMSKSKGNFYTLKDIEAHEIDPLSLRLFFMQAHYRKPMNFTWEAAQASYSSFTELHQIYNDLEESVGENRVDNRDNLSGGALFFLEQFEGNIGNDLNVTTALGNLWYMLRSNAVPNPDKFYLLQIADEILGLNLDQPVTTVVEIPDEIRKLADERLKAREEKDFQKSDDLRTQIEEAGYQIEDSAEGYQIKKK from the coding sequence ATGAAACTCTACGATACACTGAGCCGTGACAAACAACAGCTTCCTCCTCCTTCCGAAAAACCGGTCATCACGATGTACTCCTGCGGACCGACCGTATATGACGACACTCATATCGGACACATGCGGCGATATGTCATGGATGATGTCCTGAAACGGACATTACAATACTTCGGGCATGAGGTCCGTCACGTGATGAATATTACCGACGTCGGACATCTTACTGGAGACGATGACTCAGGAGAGGACAAGCTGGAAAAAGGTGCTATAAAAAGAGGTAAAACAGTTTGGGATGTCGCTCAGGAATATGAAGAACAGTTCTGGCATACGATGGCTGCTTTAAACGTCTTTAAAAAGGACATTGAAGTCCTGCATGCCACTCAGAACATTGAGGAGATGGTCTCTATCATAAAAAAACTGGAAGAGAAAGGATATACCTATGAAACCGACGAAGCGTTGTATTTTGACGTGACAAAATTTGCTGACTACGGCAAACTTTCGGGACAAAAGCTCGATGAGAAGAAACAGGCTGTTCGGGAAGAAGTCTATGTCGACAAAGGAAAAAGGAATCCGGCAGACTTTGCTCTCTGGTTCAAGAGGGTGGGACGGTTTGCCGATCATACCATGCATTGGGAAAGCCCGTGGGGTGACGGTTTTCCCGGATGGCATATCGAGTGTAGTGCCATGAGCATGAAAGGACTGGACACGGAAACTATTGATATTCATACCGGCGGAATCGACCACATCCCGGTCCACCACGAAAACGAAATCGCCCAATCAGAAGCCGCAACGGGAAAACCGTTTGTGAAATGGTGGGTGCATCACGCATTCTTGCAGGTAGATGGAGAGAAAATGAGTAAATCGAAAGGGAATTTTTACACACTGAAAGATATCGAAGCACATGAAATTGATCCGCTTTCTCTGAGACTCTTTTTCATGCAGGCTCATTACCGTAAACCGATGAACTTTACCTGGGAAGCGGCGCAAGCATCGTACAGCTCATTTACTGAACTGCATCAGATTTATAATGACCTTGAAGAATCAGTAGGGGAAAACCGCGTTGACAACCGTGACAATCTGTCAGGCGGAGCACTCTTTTTCCTTGAGCAGTTTGAGGGCAATATCGGAAATGATCTGAATGTCACAACAGCGTTAGGAAACCTCTGGTATATGCTTCGGTCAAATGCTGTGCCGAATCCAGATAAATTCTATTTACTTCAGATTGCAGATGAGATACTCGGGCTCAATTTAGATCAGCCTGTCACAACAGTCGTAGAAATTCCCGATGAAATACGGAAACTGGCTGATGAAAGACTAAAGGCACGGGAAGAGAAGGACTTTCAGAAATCAGATGATCTGCGCACACAAATTGAAGAAGCGGGATATCAAATTGAGGATTCTGCAGAAGGGTATCAGATTAAGAAAAAATAA
- a CDS encoding acetate--CoA ligase family protein: MNLKRFFNPRSVAIVGVSEHEKKVGHLVAHNMIRQGYSGEMYFIHPSGAEILGKKTLTSLKEIRQTLDLVVLAVPSSVAVSYLDEVAANGCHNVVMFAAGFGETHSPEGSRMEEALQQKIKEHDITLLGPNCIGYINTHIGVNATFFSHVAPKGNTGIISQSGALGTAFLDYVAAKTHVGLSNFISLGNKSVLNESDCLDYLLDDPKTEVIGMYLEDVINGERFLQKLQETTKKKPVVILKSGKTREGSKAAMSHTGSMAGDDEVFDAAVRQAGALRADSYAEFEMILKLYSLDAVPANKNILVLSNAGGMGVLLTDEIISQGLHLITVSEETTEKLSKAFEDTKKITVHNPIDLLGDASAFDYKRAINLTMEEKDIGAVIVLLTPQANTEILETAHVLRDVYHAFKYKPIYPIFMGKDSVTEAHHYLEKEGIASFRYFSPLPKAIKKILEAKESAKSKQLEVSPPDYSLPVQSHIRDVQLLFAEGRGKKFLSQHDALSLLSWSGIPVAKTYLAVSSDDLKTVVKEEGFPLVAKIASEKITHKTEVKGVITGITVMEELQNAFDSMRTVGGKGSGCYLQKQYSGHELIIGSKRDITFGTIVLVGLGGIYAELLHEAIELVYPFSYEQFAIALKDSKLHKLTSEFRNIPPIDPKKLYDVAFRVGLLVKTFDRIREIDINPLIASGETLVAVDGRVILSD, from the coding sequence ATGAACTTAAAACGTTTTTTCAATCCCCGTTCGGTGGCAATTGTCGGAGTATCCGAACATGAAAAGAAAGTCGGGCATCTGGTGGCACACAATATGATACGGCAGGGATATAGCGGGGAAATGTACTTTATTCATCCGTCAGGAGCGGAAATCTTAGGTAAAAAAACGTTGACATCGCTCAAGGAAATCAGACAAACTCTTGATTTAGTTGTTCTGGCAGTGCCTTCCTCTGTTGCTGTCTCCTATCTGGACGAAGTTGCGGCAAACGGTTGTCACAACGTGGTGATGTTTGCCGCCGGTTTCGGGGAGACACATTCACCCGAAGGAAGCCGGATGGAAGAAGCATTACAGCAAAAAATTAAAGAGCATGACATCACCTTGCTCGGCCCGAACTGTATAGGATACATCAATACTCATATCGGAGTGAACGCAACTTTTTTCAGTCATGTCGCACCCAAAGGAAATACCGGCATTATTTCACAATCAGGGGCACTCGGCACCGCATTTCTCGATTATGTTGCGGCAAAGACACATGTCGGCCTTTCAAACTTCATCAGTCTCGGAAATAAGAGTGTGTTGAATGAATCGGATTGCTTGGATTATCTTCTTGATGACCCAAAAACTGAAGTGATCGGTATGTATCTGGAAGATGTCATAAACGGAGAAAGATTTCTGCAAAAGCTTCAGGAGACTACTAAGAAGAAACCGGTCGTAATCCTGAAGTCAGGAAAAACACGGGAGGGGTCAAAAGCGGCGATGTCACACACGGGAAGTATGGCAGGAGACGACGAAGTATTCGATGCCGCAGTACGTCAGGCAGGAGCACTTCGCGCTGATTCATATGCAGAGTTTGAGATGATTTTGAAGCTTTACAGTCTTGATGCAGTTCCGGCAAACAAAAACATTCTGGTTTTATCAAATGCAGGCGGGATGGGCGTACTTCTGACTGACGAGATTATCTCGCAAGGGCTTCACCTTATTACCGTATCGGAAGAAACAACGGAAAAATTATCAAAAGCTTTTGAGGACACGAAAAAGATTACCGTTCATAATCCGATCGATTTATTGGGAGACGCAAGTGCATTTGATTACAAACGGGCTATCAATCTCACTATGGAGGAAAAAGATATCGGCGCAGTTATTGTTCTTCTCACTCCCCAGGCCAATACGGAAATCCTCGAGACCGCACATGTATTGCGGGATGTCTATCATGCTTTTAAATACAAGCCGATTTATCCGATTTTTATGGGGAAAGACTCAGTCACGGAAGCTCATCATTATCTGGAAAAAGAAGGGATCGCAAGTTTCCGTTATTTCTCTCCCCTGCCGAAAGCTATAAAGAAAATTCTTGAGGCAAAAGAATCCGCAAAATCAAAACAATTGGAAGTAAGTCCGCCTGATTATTCACTTCCCGTGCAGTCTCATATCAGGGATGTCCAGCTACTGTTTGCCGAAGGTCGGGGAAAGAAATTTTTAAGTCAGCATGATGCTCTTTCGCTTTTGTCGTGGAGCGGGATTCCGGTAGCAAAAACCTATTTGGCCGTATCTTCCGATGATCTGAAGACGGTAGTTAAGGAAGAGGGATTTCCGCTGGTTGCAAAAATTGCATCAGAGAAAATAACCCACAAGACGGAAGTGAAAGGAGTCATTACCGGAATAACGGTTATGGAGGAACTCCAGAATGCATTTGATTCGATGCGTACAGTCGGTGGGAAAGGATCAGGGTGTTATCTGCAAAAGCAATATTCAGGACATGAACTCATCATCGGATCAAAAAGAGATATTACGTTCGGAACTATTGTACTGGTCGGACTCGGGGGGATTTATGCCGAACTGTTGCATGAAGCAATAGAGCTGGTGTATCCGTTTTCATATGAACAGTTTGCCATAGCGCTTAAAGATTCAAAACTGCATAAACTGACAAGTGAATTCCGGAACATACCCCCGATTGATCCGAAAAAACTGTACGATGTTGCATTTCGGGTAGGACTGCTTGTGAAGACATTCGACAGAATCCGTGAAATTGATATCAATCCTCTCATTGCATCAGGTGAGACATTGGTCGCAGTCGACGGAAGAGTAATACTTTCTGATTAA